CAGGCTCGTTCCGCGCCACGCCGCCGACGGGTCCGCGCCCATGAGCTCGGCGAGGGTGGGCAGCAGGTGGATCGCGGAGACGGGCGCCGTCTCCACACCGGTAGCGACGCCGGGGCCCGCGACGATGAGCGGGACGCGGATCTGTTCCTCGTAGAGCGATTGGCCATGCCCCCACGCCCCGTGATCCCAGAGTTCCTCGCCGTGGTCGGAGGTGAAGCAGACATAGGTCTCCCCCCCCACGCCGGCGCGTTCCAGCGCATCCATCAGACGCCCAACAAAGGCGTCCACGTAGGTCACTTCGCCCTCGTAGAGCGACCGCACGTAATCACGGTGTTCCTCGTCCACGGCGAAGTTTTGCCCGAGGATGGGGATGCCCCATTCCTCGCCGCCGGCATAGGGATGGAAAAAGGGCCAGGGGCCTTCGGGCACGCGGCGCAGGCAGGCAGGCGGATCGTAGGGCGCGTGGGGATCGATATAGTGCACCCAGAGGTAGAACGGCTGATCGCGGTGGCGCCGGATGAAGGCCTGCGCGTAGCGGTCGAGTGCGATGGTGGTGTTGTGCGGGCGAATATCGGCGAGGGCGGGCAGCCAGGCGCGAACGAGTGCGCCCAGCAGCGGGGTCTGGCGCAGGTAGCCCTCTTCCGCCAGCAGGATCGGGTGGGAGCTGGCGTGCGCCTGGATTCCCGCCATCATGCCGGGGATGCTCGGGAGGAACGCATTGGCGGTGAAGGCGCCGGTCGCGTAACCGGCGGCGGAAAGCTGTTCCGCCAGCGCCGGAAACGAAGCATCCACCTCGTACTGGTTCATCTCCAGCGACCACTGACCGTGACCCGCGTTGGGCGTGAGGGTTTTTGGATACTGCGAGGAGAAGAGGCCCGTCATGGACGGCAGGGTCCAGGGCGCGAGGGCATAGTGCTGGTCGAAGCGCATGCCGCGGGCGGCCAGGCGTTCGAGCGCGGGCGTGGGCACGGGACCGCCATAGGCGCCGCAGTAGTCCGCCCGGAGCGTATCCGCTATGACGAAGACCAGGTTGGGGCGTTCCTCGTCCGCGGGCCGGTGCGGGGCGTAGGGCAGGATCGACGCGGCGAGCGGCGGGGTCATGATTAGAAGCAAGCCCGCCGCGAACGCGGCGCCCGCGCCGCGAATCCAGGCGGCGGCGGAAAGCACGCCGGCGGCGGAGAGCAACATGCCCGCCGGCATCAGGGTCACCCAGCGCGCGCGATCGGGGGCGTACAGGAAGTATTCGCCCGCCGCGATGAGCGCCGCGTTGGCCGCGAGCCAGCACAGGGCCATAAAGCCCGCGAACTGGCGCGACCTCCACCACCCGGAGCGCGGTCCCAGCCAGGCCGCGCCGCCCGCACCCGCGAGCACGCCGATCACCAGGGCGTCGTCCGCCGTGGGTGTGTGCTCCCGGTGTATGCTCAGCAGCGCCCAGACAATCACGCCCGCGAGGGACGGCGCGGCGGCCCTAAGCGCGCCGGGGCTCAAACCGACGCGGCGGAGCAACACGCTCGCAACGGCGGACAGGATCACCAGGGCGGCGGCATAGGCCAGAAAGACCACGGTGATGCCGGCTACGTCATGCGGCAGGATCCCGCTCCACTGCGACGCCCGGTGGGCCTTGAGCAGCTCCAGGAAAATAAAAAACAGCGCCAGCGCGCCCGCAAGCGCCGCCCGATCGCCGCGCCTGGGTGAGTTATTCCGCATCGGGGCCGAACCTCCTTGTGTCCAGTATTCTATCCCGCGCCACCCCGCCGAACGGAAGTGGCGATGCGGACTGCGCCGCGCTCGGAACCGCATTGCGACCGTCGCGCCATGCCCCTTTCAGGCTGGACGCGCAGCCGAACGCCCGCGCGACACCATACGCGGGCGCTCCCCAGGCGCGCAACAATCGCCCGAATTCCCCGGTACAGTCTTTCATGATGCATCGCATCGCTCGTTAAGGATGAAAAGCCGGTTGCTTTGCAACCGGTACACAGCCGGGACGGCTGTGCCACGTTCTTTGCGCGCTTCACCTTGGTTCCAGAGATTACCTTTGAAGGAAGGTGGCACAGGCGTCCCGTTTGTGTATTTTCGGAGCAGGCGCCCGGGATTACGGGGTGGCTGGGGCGCTTCTTCGGCTGGTGCGTCGGCTGCCTGGCCCGCGACGGGACAGCCGCGCCGGTTGTCCGTACTACGGCTTCGTTGAGCGCGCATTCTGACCCGCTCGGGCTGCGCGTACCCGAGGTGGTGGGGCGCCGCAGTCCCTGGGAGGCGTCACTTGTTGCGGATGAAAAGCCGGTTGCTTTGCAACCGGTACACAGCCGGGACGGCTGTGCCACGTTCTTTGCGCGCTCGTCTGTGTGTTTTCGTGGCAGCCTCGCACGCTCAAGCCTTCGCGGCGGAGCCGAGGAGCTTGAACGCCGGAGATCCGCCGCAGGAGGATGGCGCCGTTGGTTATAGCGAAATGCCCTGTGGTATACTTCGCGTTCCGGTCGGGGTGTAGCGCAGTCCGGTTAGCGCACCTGCTTTGGGAGCAGGGGGCCGTCAGTTCGAATCTGACCACCCCGACCATTTAGAGTCAACTTAAGCCAATGACTTACGTTATCGAGCCATTGGCTTTTCTGCTTCATCAACGCCAACACGGCGCGTGTGCCGGCGGAGCTGTGGAATGTCTCCGGGCGCTCCCTGCCGGACGCGGGATGCGGACCTGTGCAAGATTCGCGCGCCGCTTTGCGCAATCCGCTTGCGAATCGGCAGGCCCGTGAAGCAGCGAGAGTTTGACACTGGATTCGAGGGTCTGATACCGTCGAGAGCGTCCGCTGTGGCGCATGTGAATTGTTCTGGAGAGCCGGCATGGCCGTCTCATGGGCCGCTGGGGGAGGCCGGTTGCGCCACAGGCCGTGTTTGGCGTCCCCATCCGTCATACCTGAAACTTTCGGGTTGGGAACAGGGTCGCATTAGGCGATGTTAGCGCCTCTTGTTCGGTTCCAGTGCTCCTTACGATGATGGCCCGTTGTGGATCCTGGCCCCAACGCTTGATGGCCCGGGCGGCAAGACGCCAATCCGATATGACCCCTCTTGGTGTTGCACGTTGTTCCCGCCGTTGCGGTCGCTTGTGACGGCCGCGACGAAGCGTGGCGTTTCGGAGTCAGAAGAATGGGTAGCGCCAATGAATCGTTGCCATGAATAGCAATGCCGTCCCTCCGGTTTCCGGTGGCGGGAACTCGGTGAGCTTTCTATCCTTCGCCCTCGGGTTTCTTGTCTGGGGGACGGTCTGGATGGTTCTCACGGAGTGGAACGCGGGGTCTCTAGTGGTTGGCCTCCCGACGGCGGGCCTGGCGGGGTATCTTTATGCCCGTACGCGAGCCGGCAGGGTTGCGCTTCCCGCGCCAATCCCCCTGGCTCGCTTTCTGCCGTACTTTGTGTGGAAGTCCCTGCTTTCCGGCGTGGACATTGCCGTTCGCGTAATGTCGCCGCGAGTTCGTGTGGCTCCTGGTTTCTTTGTCCATGAGACTGCTTTGGAGCAGGCGGAAGCCCGCGTTTTTTTTGCCAACACGGTCAGTCTGATACCGGGCACGCTCAGCGTAATGTTTGAGGGGGACCGGCTACATGTCCATACCATCGATGTGCGGGAGCCGAACCAGGCGAACCTCCGCCAACTTGAACGGCAGGTAGCGGCGCTTTTCCGCGACGAGGGCCAACATGGGGAGTACTCCGCGTAGTGCAATCGGCAAGTCTGTTAATTGTATTGGTTTTGCTGATAAGCCTGGGGCTTGGTCTCACCCGGATCGCGCTCGGCCCGACGGTCGCCGATAGTCTCCTGGGGGTACAGTTCACTTCGACTATTGGAATCGCGTTACTCCCGCTTATTGGAATCATGTGGGGTGTTCCGGCCCTCGTGGATATCGCGTTGGTTCTCGCGGTTCTCGGGGTCCCGGCGACGCTCGCTTTCCTGCGGTACGACAGAAGACACAACGGCGGGGACGGCACGTGAGCGCGGCTGAATGGGTTTCCATTTCGCTGTGCGCGGTGGGCTCTTTCTTCTTCCTGGCCGGCAGCGTCGGGATGATGCGCCTTCCCGACGTGTTTCTGCGGATCCATGCCTCGGCCAAGGCGGACAATCTCGGTCTGGCGTTTGTGCTTGCGGGGGTGGCGATGGAGGCCGGATCGCTTTCGCTCGGCCTGAAACTGCTTCTGATCTGGGTTTTGCTGATTGTCTCGAGCGCGACCTCGTGCAATCTGATCGCGCAGAAGGCCATAGAAGAGAACAACCTACGGAGAAGACCGAAGTGACTACACTCCAGTTGATTTCGGATCTTATGCTTGCAGGCGGATTAATCGTGCTGGCCTGCGCCTCAATGCTTTGCAGGAACCTCACCCGCTGTGTCGTGCTGTTTATGTCGTTCGGGCTGCTGATGGCGTTCTCCTGGGCCCGGCTGGACGCGCCCGACATCGCCCTGGTCGAAGTCTGTATCGGCTCTGGGCTCACCGGGGCCCTCCTGCTTTCCACCATCAGCTTCCTTGATCGACCCGCGCGGCGGAACGAAGCCGGAGGGAACTGACGGATGCGCGATGAGGAAGTAGATGCGAAATGGCCGGCGCTGGCGCTCATCTGCATACTGCCATTGCTTGGATTGCTGATCGCTTCAGCGGCCGAAGTCGCGCACGCGCCCCGCGGTCTCGCCCGGGAAATCGCCGAGCATCTATCCGGCGCCGGGGTGGACAATCCGGTCACCGCGGTCTTGCTGAACTTTCGTAGCTTCGACACGTTACTGGAGGTTGCTGTTCTCCTGGTCGCGCTGCTCGGGATCGCGGTTGTGACGGGCGAAACGGCCGCTCCGCGCCCGGGCGCGCTGCCGCTCGATGACGTGATATTACGGGGCGTCGTGAGCCTGCTGGCGTCCGCCATCGCCGCCGTGGGCGGCTATCTGCTGTGGGTGGGCGGGCACGCCCCGGGAGGGGCGTTTCAGGCCGGGGCCTTGCTGGCTTCCGTATTCGTCCTGTTGTTGCTTTCCGGCCACGACGTCTGGAATATGTATTCTCCTCGCACGGAGCGCGTGTTCCTTACGGCGGGAATCGCGACGTTCCTGATAGTGGGGCTGTGGGTTTCCGCGGGCGATCGAAACTTCCTTGAATATCCCGGCGCCTGGGCGAAGGAGCTGATACTGGTGATTGAGGCGGCGTGCACCGTGTCCATTGGCGTGATGCTGTTCGGCATGTATCGTGGCGGCTTTCGCTCCGTTACAAGGCGGCGCAACCGCCGATCGGAGGGAATGGAAGGATGACCCATTCGGGCTTGTATGCCGTAACGGGCGTGATTCTTTTCGGCCTGGGGCTCTGGGGAGTGAGCGCGCTGGTAAACCCTATCCGCAAGGTAATCGGGCTGAACGTTATGAGTGTCGGAGTATTCTTGACCCTGGTCGCCTTCGGCTTCCGGGAGCCGCCGGCGCAAACGGATTCGGTGCCGCAGGCCATGGTGCTTACCGGCATTGTAGTATCGGTTAGCGCAACCGCGCTCGCGCTGGCGCTTGTGCGGAGGCAGGGGATCGACCTGCCGCATGCGCCCGACGCATGCGCCCATGGAGAACGAAAGCGCCCGGAACAATGACTGAAGTCTCTTTGCTCGCGCTTCTTGCCACACCGCTTCTGGCGGCCGTGGGGTGCATTCTGTTCGAACGAGGGTCAAGGGTCTTCGGCGTGGGGACGGGACTTGTCGAACTTCTCGCGCTGGCGTGCTTGATCGCGTCACAAATTGACGCGGCCCCCTTTGAATACCGGATAGCGGGCTGGCCGGCGCCCCTGGGAATTCAGTTCTATGTCGACGGCCTGAGCCTGCTGATGCTGGTGATGTCCGTGGCCGTCGGGCTCGGAATCGTGCTGTATGCCGGCGCCTATTTTCGCGGCGGTCACGGCGCGCCGGGGGGAAGCGGCCATTTCTATCCCCTTTTCTTGATCACCTGGAGCGCGCTTAATACCGTATTCGTATCCGGGGACTTGTTCAATTGGTATGTTACGCTTGAACTCTTGACGCTTTCCGCGGTCGGGCTCGTGGGCCTGTCAGGCGACGCCACGGGTACCCGGGCCGCACTGCGCTACCTGTTCGCGGCGCTGATTGCGTCGATGCTTTATTTGCTCGGGATTGGGATTCTTTATGGGCAGTATGGCGTCCTGGACTGGCGGGACATGGCGGCGGCGGCGGCGGCGGACGATGTTCCCACAACGGCCGGGGTGATGCTGATTACGACCGCTCTGGCGATCAAGACGGCGCTATTCCCGCTTCATTTCTGGCTCCCACAGGCGCACTCCGCGGCCCCCGCCCCGGTGAGCGCACTGCTCTCGGGGCTGGTGCTGAAGGCGTCCTTCTTTATTCAGCTTCGCATCTGGTCGCTTATCGTCCCGGGTCTGGACGAGCACGGTAAGGCGGCTCTGCTCCTGGCCTCTCTGGGCGCAATTGCGGTTATCTGGGGCTCGATGCAGGCCCTGCGCCAGAACCGGGCCAAGCTGATACTTGCCTACTCCAGCGTCGCGCAGGTCGGGTATTTCTTTTTCATCTACGCGATGGGGCCGGCGGGCGAAGCGCTGTTCGGGGGCCTGTATCTACTGCTGTCTCACGGCTTCGCCAAAGCGGGCGCATTCCTGGCGGTGGGCGCCCTTATGAAACGCGCCGGAAGCGACCTCGTCGGCGACTGGGGAGGGTTGGCCCGGCGTGAGCCGGTCCTTGTCCTGGCCCTTGCGCTGGCCGGAGTCAATTTGATGGGGCTGCCGCCCAGCGGCGGCTTTATCGGCAAGTTTGTGCTGCTTTCGGCCAGTTTTGAGCAGGGCCAGATCATTTTCGCGATTGTGCTGTTGGCCGGCGGTCTGGCGGCGTCCATCTATGTTTTCAAGATGGTCGGCGCGACGTTGCTCACAAGTGAATCGGAGGATAGCGCGCCCGAACCGGAACTCTCCCCGGCGCTTCGCTGGGTACCGCTCGGGCTTTCGACGGTTTCGATCCTTCTTTGCTTCACGCCCGGTTACTTTCTCCGACTACTGCAATCCGGTCTCGCGATCTAGCCTGGCGAGCCGGCAAGGGCATTCCACATGTTACTCGTCTTGACGATAGCGAGCTCCCTCCTGGGGGGGGCCGCGATTTTCCTCC
This is a stretch of genomic DNA from Candidatus Hydrogenedentota bacterium. It encodes these proteins:
- a CDS encoding sulfatase yields the protein MRNNSPRRGDRAALAGALALFFIFLELLKAHRASQWSGILPHDVAGITVVFLAYAAALVILSAVASVLLRRVGLSPGALRAAAPSLAGVIVWALLSIHREHTPTADDALVIGVLAGAGGAAWLGPRSGWWRSRQFAGFMALCWLAANAALIAAGEYFLYAPDRARWVTLMPAGMLLSAAGVLSAAAWIRGAGAAFAAGLLLIMTPPLAASILPYAPHRPADEERPNLVFVIADTLRADYCGAYGGPVPTPALERLAARGMRFDQHYALAPWTLPSMTGLFSSQYPKTLTPNAGHGQWSLEMNQYEVDASFPALAEQLSAAGYATGAFTANAFLPSIPGMMAGIQAHASSHPILLAEEGYLRQTPLLGALVRAWLPALADIRPHNTTIALDRYAQAFIRRHRDQPFYLWVHYIDPHAPYDPPACLRRVPEGPWPFFHPYAGGEEWGIPILGQNFAVDEEHRDYVRSLYEGEVTYVDAFVGRLMDALERAGVGGETYVCFTSDHGEELWDHGAWGHGQSLYEEQIRVPLIVAGPGVATGVETAPVSAIHLLPTLAELMGADPSAAWRGTSLAPALRGEAALPTDIPIFALGTTNRADNPKIMVRQGDYKLIRTLGGEALELYNLADDPGETRNIAGDQPDAADRLNAMLDAWLDSFPAFFGGEDGAAPEFNRDLEQGLEGMGYL
- a CDS encoding Na+/H+ antiporter subunit E, giving the protein MNSNAVPPVSGGGNSVSFLSFALGFLVWGTVWMVLTEWNAGSLVVGLPTAGLAGYLYARTRAGRVALPAPIPLARFLPYFVWKSLLSGVDIAVRVMSPRVRVAPGFFVHETALEQAEARVFFANTVSLIPGTLSVMFEGDRLHVHTIDVREPNQANLRQLERQVAALFRDEGQHGEYSA
- a CDS encoding multiple resistance and pH regulation protein F gives rise to the protein MQSASLLIVLVLLISLGLGLTRIALGPTVADSLLGVQFTSTIGIALLPLIGIMWGVPALVDIALVLAVLGVPATLAFLRYDRRHNGGDGT
- a CDS encoding monovalent cation/H(+) antiporter subunit G, with the protein product MMRLPDVFLRIHASAKADNLGLAFVLAGVAMEAGSLSLGLKLLLIWVLLIVSSATSCNLIAQKAIEENNLRRRPK
- a CDS encoding DUF4040 domain-containing protein; amino-acid sequence: MLAGGLIVLACASMLCRNLTRCVVLFMSFGLLMAFSWARLDAPDIALVEVCIGSGLTGALLLSTISFLDRPARRNEAGGN
- a CDS encoding sodium:proton antiporter, translated to MRDEEVDAKWPALALICILPLLGLLIASAAEVAHAPRGLAREIAEHLSGAGVDNPVTAVLLNFRSFDTLLEVAVLLVALLGIAVVTGETAAPRPGALPLDDVILRGVVSLLASAIAAVGGYLLWVGGHAPGGAFQAGALLASVFVLLLLSGHDVWNMYSPRTERVFLTAGIATFLIVGLWVSAGDRNFLEYPGAWAKELILVIEAACTVSIGVMLFGMYRGGFRSVTRRRNRRSEGMEG
- a CDS encoding cation:proton antiporter subunit C — translated: MTHSGLYAVTGVILFGLGLWGVSALVNPIRKVIGLNVMSVGVFLTLVAFGFREPPAQTDSVPQAMVLTGIVVSVSATALALALVRRQGIDLPHAPDACAHGERKRPEQ
- a CDS encoding oxidoreductase; this translates as MTEVSLLALLATPLLAAVGCILFERGSRVFGVGTGLVELLALACLIASQIDAAPFEYRIAGWPAPLGIQFYVDGLSLLMLVMSVAVGLGIVLYAGAYFRGGHGAPGGSGHFYPLFLITWSALNTVFVSGDLFNWYVTLELLTLSAVGLVGLSGDATGTRAALRYLFAALIASMLYLLGIGILYGQYGVLDWRDMAAAAAADDVPTTAGVMLITTALAIKTALFPLHFWLPQAHSAAPAPVSALLSGLVLKASFFIQLRIWSLIVPGLDEHGKAALLLASLGAIAVIWGSMQALRQNRAKLILAYSSVAQVGYFFFIYAMGPAGEALFGGLYLLLSHGFAKAGAFLAVGALMKRAGSDLVGDWGGLARREPVLVLALALAGVNLMGLPPSGGFIGKFVLLSASFEQGQIIFAIVLLAGGLAASIYVFKMVGATLLTSESEDSAPEPELSPALRWVPLGLSTVSILLCFTPGYFLRLLQSGLAI